The following is a genomic window from Vibrio cyclitrophicus.
CCAGTTCACATTGCTGACACTGCAGATAAGCTCTGCGTTTGTCTTCAAAATAGTGATTCACGCCTTGGTGATGGCATAAGGGACAAGTATACATAGCACATCCTTAAACAGGGATGCGAAACATACCAGAAACTGAGTTTATAGTGGAGAGGTATTGGGTGTTTTTTCATCAAATCAATAAAAAAAGCGATAGGAAAACCTATCGCTCTCTAAATCTGCCTATATCGGCCAAAATTTGCATACTCAACTTGGTACACAAATCTCCATTTGTTATTGGTGCTTTCCATGCCAAATTTGTTTTTTGTTCATCGTCCTGATGAGTTTTGGCTATCCTTTTCTAACACCTTGTTACTGGGCTGTCCTAGCCTGATCCGTTTCTGTCTATACCGTTAGACTAGATGACCATCCGTATCTAAGTCAGCTCCTAGCTGATGACGGGTACTTTACCTTGTTACAAAAAGACTACAAGAGTGCGACTTCACACTTTTGTACACAAATTGAGCTCGTATTGATAAATAAGATATGAACACAGCACTCATAGATAATAGTAATACAAAAGAAAACGCCCCAACCATTTCTGATCGGGGCGTATCTTGAATCTCGCTCGAACGTACATTTCTTTACTCTGGCTAAGAGCAAGAAACCGACATATTAGTGTAAACCACCAACGTACTTCGATAAGGTATCAATATCTGCGTCTGTTAACTTTTTAGCTACATCACGCATCATCGCATTCATGTCGTTATTACGGCTACCATCGCGGAATTTCTCAAGTTGAGCCTTGATGTAATCTGCGTGCTGGCCAGAAATTTTAGGGAAACCAGAAAGTTCAGTACCGTTACCACGAGGACCGTGACAAGCAATACACGCCGTTACGCCACGTTCTGCGTTACCTGCGGTGTAAAGAACTTTACCTTCATCCACAACATTTTCAGGAGTTGAGTTACTAGAAATAGGTAGAGAGGCGTAGTATGCCGCTAGGTC
Proteins encoded in this region:
- a CDS encoding c-type cytochrome, with amino-acid sequence MKKLALILSLLASCSVWAQGSIEAGKAKSQTCVACHGADGNSLITQYPKLAGQHEKYLEKQLKELKLGMTSGGKQGRNEPVMGAMAMSLSEEDMADLAAYYASLPISSNSTPENVVDEGKVLYTAGNAERGVTACIACHGPRGNGTELSGFPKISGQHADYIKAQLEKFRDGSRNNDMNAMMRDVAKKLTDADIDTLSKYVGGLH